The Curtobacterium herbarum genome contains the following window.
ACCTGCGGGGTGACGTCGCGCTCGCGGGCGAGGAAGGCGAACTCCTCGGCCGTGGTGCCGAGGTCCGCCGCGCCACCGATGCCGCCGAGGGGGCTCCACGGCAGGAACGCGATGCCCATCTCGTCACAGAGCTCGAGTTCCGGCTCGCTCGAGCGGAACACCGGCGAGAACCGGTTCTGCACCGAGGCGAGTCGACCGCCGAGGACCTCGTTGGCCTCCCGGATCTGGTCGACCGTGGCGTTCGAGATGCCGGCCATCCGGATTACGCCCTCGTCGAGCAGCTCGGCGAGTGCGCCGACCGAGTCCGCGTACGGCACGGCCGGGTCCGGGCGGTGGAACTGGTAGAGGCCGATCGCGTCGACGCCGAGACGCTTCGCCGAGGCCTTGGCCGCCTCCTTGAGGTACGCCGGGTCGCCGTTCTGCGCCCAGGCGCCGGCCTCGGGGCGGAGGTGCCCGCCCTTGGTCGCGATGAGGACCGCGGAGGTGTCGCCGGAGTACTGCCGGACGGCCTTCGCGATGAGCTCCTCGTTGTGCCCGACCTCGTCGTGCGCGGCCAGGTGGTACGCGTCGGCGGTGTCGATGAGGGTGACGCCGGCCTCGAGGGCGGCGTGGATGGTGGCGACGGAGCGCCGTTCGTCCGGCCGCCCCTCGATGGACATCGGCATGCCGCCGAGTCCGATGGCGCTGACGGACGTGTCTCCGATGACTCGTTGCTTCATCGGCCCAGCATGCGCCCGGGGGTCGGCCCGACGTCCAGGGGAGGACCGGTCAGGTGGTGGGCAGCTGCGCGGTCGCGACACCGGCGTCCCGACCCGCACCCTGCTCGTCGAGGGTGTGCACGAAGAGCACGGTGCCCCAGGTGACGGCCGCGACGGCCAGGACGAAGCCGATGCCGGCGATCCACCACGACGTCCGGCGGCGGATCCAGGCCCGCACCGCGAACACCAGCGTCACGACCCCGACCACGAACGCACCGCCGACGGCCAGGACGGCGCCGCCGACGAACCCACCCGGGCTGCAGGCCGCACCCGTGCCGCAGGACGTCGCCGCGGACGCGACCGCGATGACCGCCGCGACGGCCGCGACCGCGGTGAGGACGGCGCCCGCCACCAGGAGCAGGACGGTGGACACCCGGTCCGCGATCCTGCCCGGCGGGAACAGCGACGTCCCGCCCTGCTCCCACGCGGCGCGCTCGGCGTCGGTGGGGTGCGGCGCCGACGGCCCGTACTGCTGCGGGCGGTGGTGCTCGGGTCCGGATCCGGGGACGTTCGACCAGGTCATGGGTCCGTCCTACCGGGGCTCCACCCCGAACGCCTGGGCGAGGCGCTGGATCTTCTGCGCACGACCGAGGCGCGGCAGGTCCGAACCGTCGCGGATGACGCGCCCGCGGGCTTCGAAGTCGTCCAGGAAGTCCTGCGCCCAGGCGACGTCGGTCGGCGTGGGGGAGATGACCTCGTTGATCACGGGCAGCTGCTCGGTGTCCAGGCAGAGCTTGCCGGTCAGGCCGAGCGACACCGCGACCTGCGACTGCTCGCGGAGGATCGGGTGCGAGGAGCCCACGGTCGGGCCGTCGATCGGGCCGGGCAGGTCACCGACGCGGGACGCCACGACCAGTCGGGAGCGGGGGTACGCCATCGCCAGGGTGTCCGCACTCGTGCCGGTGTCCCGGCGGTAGTCGCCGCTGCCGAACGCCAGGCGGAACGCGCCCTGCGCCTTGGCGATGCTCGTCGCGTCCTCGATGCCGACCGCGGACTCGACCAGGGCGATCACCGGGGTGTGCCCGCCGAGTCGGTGCCAGGTGTCGGTGACCTGGGCGGGGCTCTCGGTCTTCGCGAGCATCACGCCCTGCAGACCCGGCAGGCCGCGGAGTTCCTCGAGATCGTCCTCCCAGAAGTCGGTCGTGACGTCGTTGACACGGACCCAGGCCTCGCCGGAGCCCGCGAGCCAGGCCGCGACGGTCGACCGGGCGGCGGGCTTCGCGGCGGGGTCGACGGCGTCCTCGATGTCCAGGATCACCTGGTCGGCACGGGACCGGGTTGCGCCGTCGAAGCGCTCCTCGGCGGTGCCGGCGACGAGCAGCCAGGAGCGCGAGATCTCGGCGGGGACCGATCGACGCCGGGAGACGGCGGGGGCGGACGGAGCGGTTCGGTCGTCGGTGGCCATGCACCGTTGGTACCACACCCGTGCGTCCTGGCCCGGTGCGGCGGGCGGGGTGGTCGGGCGAAAACCCGGAACCGCGCGGTCATTGCCGGAGTGCTGCGGTGCTTCCGCCTACAGTGGGCGTGTGTGGCGAGTGGACAGGACGACCGGCGATGAGGACGACGTGACGAACGACGACGCCTCGGTCGACGGCGGAACGACGGAGGGCACCGACCTGCCCGACGAGCGGTCTGCGCTGCGCCCGGAACTCCAGGTCACCAGCCCGCACGCGATCAGCCTCGGTGACCCGCGACTGACCGCGGGCAACGCGGCCGAGCCCGCGTGGGACGCCTGGCGCGAGCAGCTCGCCGGCGTCGGCGGCACCAGCCCGCTCGTGCACTTCGCCGACCACCCGCGCGGCCGCATCGAGCTCTCGACGACGCACCCCGGCGGGCTCGCCCAGTTCATCACCGGCAAGACCACGCTGCTGTCCAGCCTGATCCGCGACGAGGTCGCCCTCCGTGCCGCCCGCGTCGCCGCCGGCCACGTCGAGGCGAAGGGCACCGAGCTCGCGACGGTCCGCGGCCTCGACGCCGTGAAGCTCGGCATCGGCATCGCCGACTGGCAGCACGGCGACGAGCACTTCCGCGGACCCGTCCTGCTCCGCCCGCTGGCGATCCGTCGTCACGGTCGGGACTTCGAGGTCCGCCTGCTCGGCGAACCCGTCCTCAACCCGGGTCTGTCCGACGCGCTCCGCGAGCAGTTCGGCGTGACCCTCGACGCGCAGTCCTTCGTCGCCCTCGCGCAGCAGGACGGCTCGTTCACGCCGAACCCGGTGATCGACCGCCTCCGTGGTCTCACCGCGCACATCCCCGGCTTCTCCGTCCACGCCCGACTGGTCGTGTCGACGTTCGCCGAGGTCGCGACCGGGCTCGTCGAGGACACCGACGACCTGGCCCACCCCGTCCTCGACGCCCTCGCCGGCAACCCCAGCGCCAAGTGGCAGGTCGAGCAGTCGTACCACCCGGTCGAGCAGACCCCCTCGGACGAGCGCAGCCCGGAGACCGACACCCTGCTGCTCGACGCCGACGACGAGCAGGAGAACGTGATCGCGCAGATCACGGCCGGCAACTCCATCGTCGTGAAGACCCTGCCCGGCACCGGCGGCACGCAGACGATCGTGAACGCCCTCGGCGGACTGGTCGCGGCGAACAAGCGCGTGCTCGTGGTCAGCCCCCGTCGTGCGACCCTGCGCGGCATCGCGGCCCGCTTCGGCGAGGTGCACCTGCCGGGTGTCGCCGTCACGCCGGGCACCCTCCGCCGGGACGTCGTCCGGGCCATCGCCCGCAACGAGAAGGCCAGCCGTCCGAACCTCCGTGAGGTCGACGACGCCCTGGTCCGGCTCCGCAAGGTCCTCACCGACTACCGCGGTGCCCTGACCCGCACCGACCCCGACTTCGGCGTCAGCGTGCTCGACTGCCTGGTCGAGCTGTCGCGGCTGTCCCTGCTGCCCGTCGCGCCGTCCACCACGGCCCGGCTGTCGAAGCAGTCCGTCGTGTCGATGGTGTCCGGCCGCGCCCGGGTCGCCGAGACCATGGTCAGCGCCGCCAACCTCGGCGAGTTCCGCTACGGCCCGGACGACTCGCCCTGGTACGGCGCGAAGTTCAGCTCGAGCGACGGTGCCCAGCGCGCCCACGCGACCGCGCAGGAACTCGACGGCGGATCGCTGCCGGCCCTCCTGCAGCGTGCACACGACCTGGTCGCGTCGACGCACATGCGCCAGTTCACGACGATCAACGAGCTCGGCATCTACCTGCGCCTGCTCACCGAGATCCGCGACACCCTCGACCGCTTCCTGCCGATCGTCTTCGACCGGTCCGTGTCCGAGCTCGTCGCCGCCACCGCGCCGCGGGGCGAGGGCGCGCCGATGTCCAGCACGAACCGTCGCCGGCTGAAGAAGCTCGCTCGTGAGTACGTCCGTCCGGGCGTCCACGTCTCCGACCTGCACGAGGCACTCACGCGTGTCCAGCAGCAGCGGGTCCTCTGGCAGCGGTACGTCGCCGCCGGTGTGAACCCCGAGGTCCCCACCGGCATCGCCGACGTCCAGGTGCTGTTCTCGAACGTGGTCGAGGACCTCGCGCGCCTCGACGAGCCGCTCGGCCGCAGCAGCCGCGAACAGCAGCTCGCGAACCTGCCGATCGAGCGCCTCGTGCCGACGATCGCCGAGCTCGCGGCCGAGTCCGACGTCCTGCACAACCTGCAGGAGCGCACCGAGCTCATGCAGACGCTCCGCGACCTGCAGCTCGAGCCGCTCCTGACCGACCTGGCGAACCGGCACGTCCCCGACGTGCAGGTGCCCGCCGAGCTCGAACTCGCCTGGTGGCAGTCCGCGCTCGAGACCATGCTCGAGTCCGACCGCGCACTGCTCGGGGCGAACACCGACATGCTCGACCGGGTCGAGGCCGACTTCCGACTCGTCGACGACGCGCACGCGGCCGGGGTGTCCCAGGGTCTCGCGTGGCAGCTCGCCGAGAACTGGAAGGTCGGGCTCGTCGACTGGCCGGAGGAGTCCGCCGCGCTGAAGAGCCAGCTCCGCGACGGCGCGATCACCTCCCGCCTGCTGCACGACTCGGCACCGCACCTGTCCCGCGCGATCGCCCCGGTCTGGCTCGCCTCGCCGTACGAGGTCGCGCAGATCGCCGACACGATGCCGTTCGACACCGTGATCCTCGTCGACGCCGGAGCCGTCACCATCGCCGAGACCGTCGGTGCCGTCCGCCGCGCCCGCCAGACCGTCGTCTTCGGCGACCCGGTCACGCAGACGCCGTCGCCGTTCCGCATCGCCGTCGACCCGGAGCACCGCGCCCTGCAGGTCGACGAGGAGACGCTCGACGCCCTGCACGCCGACTCCGCCCTGGCGAAGCTGTCCACGCTGCTGCCGACGCTGTCGCTCACCCGTTCGTACCGGGCCGGTGGCGAGGACCTGGCGGAGCTCGTCAACCGTCGCTTCTACGGTGGCCGCATCGAGTCGCTGCCCTGGGCCGGCTCGTTCCTCGGCCACGGCTCGATCGCGCTCGACTACGTCAGCGAGGGCAAGGCCGTCCCGGACCCCGAGTCCGGCGCCGTCGAGAGCGTCGACGCCGAGGTGGACCGCGTCGTCCGCCACGTCATCGAGCACGCCCGCACCCGACCGACCGAGTCGCTCATGGTCATCACGGCCTCGGCGAAGCACGCGGTCCGGGTCGAGCAGGCCGTCCTGGCCGCCGCGCAGGGCCACAAGGACCTCACCGAGTTCGTCATCGGCGACCGTCCCGAGCCGTTCATCGTCGCCACCCTCGAGCAGTCCGTGGCGCAGAGCCGTGACCGCGTCGTGTTCTCGATCGGGTACGGCCGCACCCCGCACGGCCGGGTCCTCCGCGACTTCGGTCCGCTCGGCAAGCCCGGTGGGGAGCGCCTGCTCGCCGTCGCGATGACCCGTGCCCGTCGCTCGATGGTGATCGTCACGTGCTTCCAGCCGTCCGACATCGAGGCCGAGCGCATGGGCCACGGCACGGTCGCCCTCGCCGAGATCCTGGCCGAGGTCCGCGCCCGCACCACCGCCGAGTACGTGCCGGACGACTCCGACCCGCTGCTCGTCGACCTGGCTCGCCGACTCGAGATGCGCGGCATCCCGGTCGCGCTCGGCCACCGCGGCAAGCTCGGCCTGGTCGCCGCGCACGGCGGGGTCTGCGTCACGATCGAGACCGACGCGTCGCTGGTGAAGGGGTCGCTGCGCGAGTCGCTGCGGCTCCGGCCCGAGGTGCTCCGCCGTCTCGGCTGGCACTACGTCCGCGTGCACGCGTTCCAGCTGTTCTCCGACCCGGACCGGGTCGCGAACACGGTCGCGCAGGTGCTCGGGGTCGACCGCGGCGCCACGCAGGAGATCTCGATCCCGCCGGTGCCCGCACGACGATGAGCCTCGCTCTCCCGCTCGTGACCGGCGGCGCCTGCCGCGCCTGCCGCTCGTGACCGCTCGGCCCGTCCGTCGAGCGGCCCGCCCGGCCGGCCCGGTCACGTCGACCACGGAGCGGCTCACCGGTGCGTGGACGCCCGAGGCGACCACCCCACGGACGGGAGGCGCGCACCCGACCGCCGCCGAGCCTCCCGTCCCGCAGGGGGTCGCGGACACGGCGCCCGAGCCGTCCGTCGGTGTCGTCCGGTCCGGCCGTCGCGTCACCACCAGGCCGGTCCCGGGCAGCGACCCGACCCCGTCGCCCGAGCCGGCGCGGCACACGTCGGGGGAGAACGACGACCGGCTGCTCCGCGACCGGCCGCCGCACTGGGGCTGACCGGTACGCTGGGGGTCCTGAACCCCGAACGGAAGCGTGTGATGACGGAGCCCTCCCGGCGGACCCGGCCCGACTGGCAGACGTGGCCGAACCTCATCACGATGGTGCGGTTCGTCCTCATCCCGGTCTACGTGGCGCTCGTCGTCGCGGGACACCCCGGCTGGGCGCTGGCCTCGCTGGTCGTCCTCGGTGTCAGCGACTGGGCGGACGGGTTCCTGGCACGTCGCCTGCACCAGGAGTCGGAGCTCGGCAAGGCCCTCGACCCGATCGCCGACCGGTTGGCGATCGTCGCGATCGTGTTGTCGCTCGTGCTCGTCGGGCTGCTGCCGTGGATCGTCGTCGCGATCGTGGTGGTCGTCGACCTGGCGCTCCTCGCCCTGTCGAGTGCGTGGTTCCGTGGCAACCCGGACCTGCGCGTGACGTGGACGGGCAAGATCCGCTCGGCGCTGCTGTTCGTCGGGCTGCCGGTGCTGCTGTTCTCGTCGACCTCGGTCGCGGCGGACCACCACTGGATCCGGAACGTGGCGCTCGTGCTCGTCTGGCTTGGGACGATCGGGCACGTCCTGGCCGGGCTGCAGTACGCGGCCGAGATGTCCCGGAAGCACCGGACGCAGCGCGCCCCGGCGTAGGCACGGGGCTGGGCTGGGCGGGGCGCGGCGGGCTGGCGCCTGGCGCGCCCGCGTCCCGTCGCCGAGCGGTCACAACACCCCGTTCACCTTCTGTCTCGACGGGGTGTCGTGACCGGTCGGCGGAGGGCGGGCGGGGTGTCGTGACCGGTCGGCGAGGGCGGCTGCGGCCTGTCGCGTGGCCCCCGGGAGGTCCGGCTGGCGCCCGCCACGCCCGCACTCCACCCCCGACTGGTCACAACACCCCGTTCACCTTCTGGCTCGACGGGGTGTCGTGACCGGTCGGCGGAGGGCGGGCGGGGTGTCGTGACCGGTCGGCGGGGCGGCTGCGGCCTGTCGCGTGCCTCCCGGGAGGCCCGTTTGACGCCCGCCACGCCCGCGCACCACCCCCGACTGGTCAGGACACCCCGTTCACCTTCCGGCTCAACGGGCTGTCGTGACCGGTCGGCGGGGGGTGGCGGGGGTTGGCGGGGGCGGCTTCGGCCTACAGCTTCGTCTAGCCGGCGATCCCCGGGCCCTCGGGAGCGGTCGACGGTGCGACGTGTGCGCCACCGCCGGTCGGGGCCGTTCCCTCGTCGCTGCCCGGACGGCGGAGCAGATCGCGGATCTCGAGCAGCACCTCGACGTCGGTCGGCGGGACGTCCTGCGGCGTCTGCTCCTCGTTGTTCTTCACCCGGTCGAAGGCCACCTTCTTGAGGTGGTTCACCGGGAGCACGAGGGCGAAGTACACCACGGCCGCGACGATGACGAAGTTGATGACCGCACCGATGATCGCGCCGAAGAGGATGTCCGCGCTGCCGCCGGAGACGGTCGGGATCTTCCAGATCAACGCTCTGTCGAGGCTCGACGCGTTGAACACCGCACCGATGAGCGGGTTGATGAGTGAGTTCACGATGGTCGTGACGATGGCGGTGAACGCGGCACCGATGACGACCGCGACGGCCAGATCGATGACGTTGCCGCGGAGCAGGAACTCCTTGAAGCCCTTCATGCGAGCCCCCTTCTGTCGTGGACGACCACCGTGCGTGGCCCGGTCCAACCTATCCAGGAGGCGCGGGGCAGGTCAGGATCCGGAGGTCGACGATCCCGATCCCGAAGAACCCGAGCCCGACGTGGCGGACCCCGAGGAGCCGGAGCCGGACGACCCGGACGCGCCGGAGCCGGACGAGCCGGAACCAGAGCCGGACCCCGACGAGCCGGAACCGGAGCCGGACGAGCCGGAGCCGGACGACCCGGACCCCGACCCGCTGCCGCCCTCGCTCTTCGGCGCCGGCCGCGAGTCCGTCCGGTAGAAGCCGCCCCCGTTGAAGGTCACGCCGACGGGCGAGAAGACCTTCCGCAGGACCCCGCCGCAGACCGGGCACTCGGTCAGGGCGTCGTCGGAGAAGGACTGCTTGATGTCGAACGCGTTGCCGCACTCGGTGCAGCGGTACGAGTAGGTGGGCACGTCAGCTCCGGAACGTGATGATGCGTGACGGCGTGATGATGCCGTCCACGGGTTCGTCGTGGGCTTCGCGCGGGACCTCGACGAGGTACTCCGCATCGAACACCACAGCATAGACGGGCGGGCGCTTCGCCATGGACCCGAGGGTCTTGTCGTAGTAGCCGCGGCCCCAGCCCATCCGGACACCGTCGTGCCCGACGGCGGCGGCCGGGGTGAGGATCGCGTCGACGTCGTTGATCGCCAGGGGGGAGAGGACCTCGCCGACGACCTCGGGCATGCCGAACAGTCCTTCGCGTTCCGACGTGCCGTCACCGACCGCCCAGTCGAGCAGGCCGTCCTCGCGGGTCACCGGCAGGAGCACGCGGATGCCCTGCTCGAACGCCCAGTTGAGGAAGGGACGGACGTCGGGTTCGTCGGGCGCGGAGAGGTACACGGCGACCGAGGTGATCTGCCGTTCCTCGACGAACCGCTGCAGCGTCGCCGTCAGGGACTGCGCGTCGGCGTCGCGTTCGGTCGAGGTCCGGCTGCGCCGCCGCTGCCGGAGGTCGGCTCGCAGGGCACGCTTCTCGTTCCCGAGATCGGCGGTCATGGCGACGAGTGTAGCGATCGCGGGCGATGCGGCTTCCCGCCGATCTCGATGTCCCCCTATCCGTTGACATGCCCCCGAAAAGGGGATCGGATACGGTCGCTGCATGGGCTTCCAGATTTCGAAGGCCGTGATCCCCGCTGCAGGGCTGGGCACGCGCTTCCTCCCCGCGACCAAGGCGATGCCGAAGGAGATGCTCCCCGTCGTCGACAAGCCGGCCATCCAGTACGTCGTGGAAGAGGCCGTGGACGCGGGCCTCACCGACGTCCTCATGATCACCGGGCGCAACAAGAACGCGCTCGAGAACCACTTCGACCACGTGTCCGAGCTCGAGGAGACCCTCCGCAAGAAGGGCGACCACGAGAAGCTGCAGAAGGTCAACCAGTCGACGGACCTCGCGGACATGCACTACGTCCGGCAGGGTGACCCGCTCGGCCTCGGCCACGCGGTGCTCCGCGCGAAGATGCACGTCGGC
Protein-coding sequences here:
- a CDS encoding aldo/keto reductase, whose translation is MKQRVIGDTSVSAIGLGGMPMSIEGRPDERRSVATIHAALEAGVTLIDTADAYHLAAHDEVGHNEELIAKAVRQYSGDTSAVLIATKGGHLRPEAGAWAQNGDPAYLKEAAKASAKRLGVDAIGLYQFHRPDPAVPYADSVGALAELLDEGVIRMAGISNATVDQIREANEVLGGRLASVQNRFSPVFRSSEPELELCDEMGIAFLPWSPLGGIGGAADLGTTAEEFAFLARERDVTPQVIALAWELAKSDVVVPIPGASRPQSILDSVTAATVKLRPEEVDRLDASRPDQAA
- a CDS encoding HpcH/HpaI aldolase/citrate lyase family protein, producing the protein MATDDRTAPSAPAVSRRRSVPAEISRSWLLVAGTAEERFDGATRSRADQVILDIEDAVDPAAKPAARSTVAAWLAGSGEAWVRVNDVTTDFWEDDLEELRGLPGLQGVMLAKTESPAQVTDTWHRLGGHTPVIALVESAVGIEDATSIAKAQGAFRLAFGSGDYRRDTGTSADTLAMAYPRSRLVVASRVGDLPGPIDGPTVGSSHPILREQSQVAVSLGLTGKLCLDTEQLPVINEVISPTPTDVAWAQDFLDDFEARGRVIRDGSDLPRLGRAQKIQRLAQAFGVEPR
- a CDS encoding AAA family ATPase encodes the protein MTNDDASVDGGTTEGTDLPDERSALRPELQVTSPHAISLGDPRLTAGNAAEPAWDAWREQLAGVGGTSPLVHFADHPRGRIELSTTHPGGLAQFITGKTTLLSSLIRDEVALRAARVAAGHVEAKGTELATVRGLDAVKLGIGIADWQHGDEHFRGPVLLRPLAIRRHGRDFEVRLLGEPVLNPGLSDALREQFGVTLDAQSFVALAQQDGSFTPNPVIDRLRGLTAHIPGFSVHARLVVSTFAEVATGLVEDTDDLAHPVLDALAGNPSAKWQVEQSYHPVEQTPSDERSPETDTLLLDADDEQENVIAQITAGNSIVVKTLPGTGGTQTIVNALGGLVAANKRVLVVSPRRATLRGIAARFGEVHLPGVAVTPGTLRRDVVRAIARNEKASRPNLREVDDALVRLRKVLTDYRGALTRTDPDFGVSVLDCLVELSRLSLLPVAPSTTARLSKQSVVSMVSGRARVAETMVSAANLGEFRYGPDDSPWYGAKFSSSDGAQRAHATAQELDGGSLPALLQRAHDLVASTHMRQFTTINELGIYLRLLTEIRDTLDRFLPIVFDRSVSELVAATAPRGEGAPMSSTNRRRLKKLAREYVRPGVHVSDLHEALTRVQQQRVLWQRYVAAGVNPEVPTGIADVQVLFSNVVEDLARLDEPLGRSSREQQLANLPIERLVPTIAELAAESDVLHNLQERTELMQTLRDLQLEPLLTDLANRHVPDVQVPAELELAWWQSALETMLESDRALLGANTDMLDRVEADFRLVDDAHAAGVSQGLAWQLAENWKVGLVDWPEESAALKSQLRDGAITSRLLHDSAPHLSRAIAPVWLASPYEVAQIADTMPFDTVILVDAGAVTIAETVGAVRRARQTVVFGDPVTQTPSPFRIAVDPEHRALQVDEETLDALHADSALAKLSTLLPTLSLTRSYRAGGEDLAELVNRRFYGGRIESLPWAGSFLGHGSIALDYVSEGKAVPDPESGAVESVDAEVDRVVRHVIEHARTRPTESLMVITASAKHAVRVEQAVLAAAQGHKDLTEFVIGDRPEPFIVATLEQSVAQSRDRVVFSIGYGRTPHGRVLRDFGPLGKPGGERLLAVAMTRARRSMVIVTCFQPSDIEAERMGHGTVALAEILAEVRARTTAEYVPDDSDPLLVDLARRLEMRGIPVALGHRGKLGLVAAHGGVCVTIETDASLVKGSLRESLRLRPEVLRRLGWHYVRVHAFQLFSDPDRVANTVAQVLGVDRGATQEISIPPVPARR
- a CDS encoding FmdB family zinc ribbon protein is translated as MPTYSYRCTECGNAFDIKQSFSDDALTECPVCGGVLRKVFSPVGVTFNGGGFYRTDSRPAPKSEGGSGSGSGSSGSGSSGSGSGSSGSGSGSGSSGSGASGSSGSGSSGSATSGSGSSGSGSSTSGS
- the mscL gene encoding large conductance mechanosensitive channel protein MscL, coding for MKGFKEFLLRGNVIDLAVAVVIGAAFTAIVTTIVNSLINPLIGAVFNASSLDRALIWKIPTVSGGSADILFGAIIGAVINFVIVAAVVYFALVLPVNHLKKVAFDRVKNNEEQTPQDVPPTDVEVLLEIRDLLRRPGSDEGTAPTGGGAHVAPSTAPEGPGIAG
- a CDS encoding CDP-alcohol phosphatidyltransferase family protein, which encodes MTEPSRRTRPDWQTWPNLITMVRFVLIPVYVALVVAGHPGWALASLVVLGVSDWADGFLARRLHQESELGKALDPIADRLAIVAIVLSLVLVGLLPWIVVAIVVVVDLALLALSSAWFRGNPDLRVTWTGKIRSALLFVGLPVLLFSSTSVAADHHWIRNVALVLVWLGTIGHVLAGLQYAAEMSRKHRTQRAPA
- a CDS encoding DUF6264 family protein — translated: MTWSNVPGSGPEHHRPQQYGPSAPHPTDAERAAWEQGGTSLFPPGRIADRVSTVLLLVAGAVLTAVAAVAAVIAVASAATSCGTGAACSPGGFVGGAVLAVGGAFVVGVVTLVFAVRAWIRRRTSWWIAGIGFVLAVAAVTWGTVLFVHTLDEQGAGRDAGVATAQLPTT
- a CDS encoding 5-formyltetrahydrofolate cyclo-ligase — translated: MTADLGNEKRALRADLRQRRRSRTSTERDADAQSLTATLQRFVEERQITSVAVYLSAPDEPDVRPFLNWAFEQGIRVLLPVTREDGLLDWAVGDGTSEREGLFGMPEVVGEVLSPLAINDVDAILTPAAAVGHDGVRMGWGRGYYDKTLGSMAKRPPVYAVVFDAEYLVEVPREAHDEPVDGIITPSRIITFRS